In a single window of the Coregonus clupeaformis isolate EN_2021a chromosome 10, ASM2061545v1, whole genome shotgun sequence genome:
- the LOC123491692 gene encoding homologous recombination OB-fold protein-like yields MLPQQQLHGQSLDDIVVAIPQTPAHGAVARLPSQVPSSQTEEEDFSGGPWAAMKADMGLDERNTSCFLHSHSVAMVLRKDNQDK; encoded by the exons ATGCTGCCACAACAG CAGCTCCACGGGCAGAGCCTGGATGACATTGTGGTGGCCATTCCTCAGACACCTGCACATGGGGCCGTGGCTCGACTGCCCAGTCAG GTTCCCAGCTCTCAGACTGAGGAAGAGGATTTCAGTGGAGGTCCGTGGGCAGCGATGAAGGCGGATATGGGATTGGACGAAAGGAACACCTCCTGTTTTCTGCACTCTCACAGCGTGGCCATGGTACTCCGCAAG GATAATCAGGACAAATGA
- the LOC123491693 gene encoding acid-sensing ion channel 2-like, translating into MMDLKESCGSEGSHESSSLRPSSWQAFSHTSTLHGLRFIFPYGRPTPRRLLWAAALLACLGLLALESAERLAYFLSYPHVTSVDAVVSGSLVFPAVTVCNLNAYRFSRLSRNDLYHAGELLALLDVHLRIPEPQLAEPHVLAFLTDKANFTAYRPKSFSMREFTERVGHDLKEMMLYCRYQGQECSHKDFKTCDYYSPD; encoded by the exons ATGATGGACCTAAAGGAGAGCTGTGGCAGTGAGGGGAGCCATGAGAGCTCCAGTCTGCGCCCGTCCTCCTGGCAGGCCTTCTCCCACACCAGCACGCTCCACGGCCTACGCTTCATCTTTCCCTACGGCCGGCCTACGCCTCGCCGCCTGCTCTGGGCCGCCGCCCTGCTGGCCTGCCTGGGCCTCCTGGCCCTGGAGAGCGCCGAGCGCCTGGCCTATTTCCTGTCCTACCCCCATGTGACTAGCGTGGATGCCGTGGTGTCGGGCAGCCTGGTGTTCCCTGCCGTCACCGTGTGCAACCTCAATGCCTACCGCTTCAGCCGCCTGTCCCGCAATGACCTGTACCATGCTGGGGAGCTACTGGCCCTGCTGGACGTCCACCTGAGGATCCCTGAGCCCCAGCTGGCCGAGCCCCACGTCCTGGCCTTCCTCACAGACAAGGCCAACTTCACCGCCTACAGGCCCAAGTCCTTCAGCATGCGTGAGTTCACCGAGAGGGTGGGCCACGACCTCAAGGAGATGATGCTCTACTGCCGATACCAAGGCCAGGAGTGCAGCCACAAAGACTTCAAAACC TGTGATTATTACAGCCCTGATTAA